AACGCCCGGCAGTTGAGCGCGCTGGTGGCACGGCTGCTGCCGGTGTGATCAGGCGGCGGTGAGCTGGGGGCAGAGGGCGGCCGGGCCGGCCGCCGGTCCCGCCTTGACCCGCCGCGTGAGGTCGTCGGCCAGGACCTCGTGGGCGCCGGAGACGATGCCGTCGAGGGCCTGGGCCGCGACGGGTCCGGCCGTGGACTTGGGGGCGTCGACCCCGACGGCCATGTCCGGGTCCACGTAGCCGACATGGAAACCGATCGGTTTCATGCCGGGAAGGTAAACCGACCGGTTTCCGGGAGCGAGGGCAGGACCCGTCACTCCTGCTTCGCGTACTCCTGCTTCGCGTACTCCTTCGCCGTCTGACCCTCGAAGTCGTAGACCACGACCTGCTCGTCACCCACGACCCAGGCGTCGTGACCGGGCGAGACGACGAAGACGTCGCCCGGCCCGACCTCGGTCTCCCCGCCGTCGTCCATGAGGATGTGCAGGCGGCCCTGGACCATGCAGCAGTAGTGGTGCATCTGGCAGGTCGCGGTGCCGGCGATCGGGGCCACGGACTCCGTCCAGCGCCAGCCTGGCTCGAAGGTGGCCACGGCGAAGTCGAGCTCCGTCATGTGGACGGCTTCGAGGTGGCCCCGGGGGAAATCACGCCGTTCATCGGGCTTGTCGAGCGTCTTCACTTCCAGCATGACGCGCTCCCTTCAGGCCGCGACGCACCGCGGCCGGGGCCGGCCCGCGGCGGCCCTGGACACCGTCGTCGGCGGCCGGCCCGCTACCACTCAATCGTCCGCCCTGCCACCCGGGGCCGCCATTCGGGGAAGGCCCGTTCAGCCCTCGCTGCCGCACAGCTCGGCGAAGCGCCCGGCGTCGATGTTGCCGCCGGAGATGATCACGCCCACACGCTGCGGCAGGGGACCCGCCCGGCCGGTGAGCAGGGCGGCGAGCGGGGTGGCGCCGCTCGGCTCGACGACGATCTTCAGGCGTTCGAAGGCGAACCGCATCGCGTCCCGGATCTCGTCGTCGGTGACCAGGACGACGTCGTCGAGGAGCCGTTGGTTGACCGCGAAGGTCAGTGCTCCGGGTGTGTGCAGGGCCTGGCCGTCGGCGATGGTGCGCGGGACCGGGACGCTGACGCGCCGGCCGGCCTCCAGCGAGCGTTTCGTGTCGTCCCCGGCCTGCGGCTCGACGCCGATGGTGCGGATGCCGGGGTGCAGGCCCTTGGCCGCCGTGGCACTGCCGGCCATCAGCCCGCCGCCGCCGACCGGCGCCAGCAGCGCACCCAGCTCTCCCGCCTCTTCGAGGAGTTCGAGAGCGGCCGTGCCCTGCCCGGCCATCACGTGCGGGTGTTCGTACGGCGGGATGAGGGCGAGGCCGCGTTCATCGGCGAGGGCCTCGGCGAGGGCGACGCGGTCGCCGGTGTAGCGGTCGTAGGTGACGATCTCGGCGCCGTAGCCGGCGGTGGCCGCCCGCTTCGACGGCGGGGCGTCCTCCGGCATGACGATCACCGCGGTGGTGCCCAGCTCGCGGGCGGCCAGGGCGACGGCCTGGGCGTGGTTGCCGGAGGAGTAGGCGGCGATGCCCCGGGACAGCTGCTCGGGGGTGAGGCGGGAGGCGGCGTTGTAGGCGCCGCGGAACTTGAAGGCGCCCACGCGCTGGAAGTTCTCGCACTTGAGGTGGACTTCGGCGCCGGTGAGGGCGTCGAGGGTGCGGGAGCGCAGCACGGGCGTGCGGTGGGCGACGCCCTTGAGGCGGGCTGCGGCGTCGCGGACGTCGTCGAGGGTGACCGGTGGGGTGGTGGTCGTCACGCGGGTCCTCCGGTGGACGTGTCGTGGGCGGCCCGGGCCCGGGACAGGTAGTTGTAGGCGGAGGCGCGGGAGATGCCGAGCCGGGCGGCGACCTGCTCGACGGCGCCGCGCACGGCGAAGACACCGCGGGTGTCCAGCCCTCCGAACAGCTCCAGGCGCTCCGCGCGGTCGAGCTCCGCCCAGCTGCCCCGCTGCTTCGACTGGTGGACGTCGACGAGGGCGTCGACCACGGCGTCGATGTCGTTGCCGAAGGTGGTGGTCGGCAGCTCCGCCGGGGCGGCGCCGAACCCGGCGAGTGCGCCGAGCAGGTCGTGGACCTGGGTGACGGCACTGATGTCCACGTTGACGCAGAGGGCGCCGAACACGGCACCCGTGGAGTCCCGCAGCAGCATCGTGGAGGACTTCACCCGTGTCCCGTCGCGGGTGCGGGTGACGTAGTTCAGTTCGTCCTGCGCGTCGTCGCCGCGGGCGAGGACGCGCATGCCGATCTCGCTCATCGCGCCACCGACCACGCGCCCGGTCAGCGATCCGGCCACGGCGACCACCGACTCCTCGGGGATGCGGTAGTCGTGCAGCACGACGTCGCACACCGGCCCGAAGGTGGCCGCGATTCCGGCCACGACCGGCCTCAGCGCGGCGAGGACCGCGTCCCGCTCGGCATCCCGCTCACTGCTCATCCCCGTCCCCTCTCGACTCCACCACCTTAGACCACAAATCCAGAGTTTGGATAGACAGTCCAGGCAATTCCTCCGGCGGCGCACGCTGCGGACATGCGTCGCTGTGCGGTCGGCGGGAGGCTGGAGGGGTCAACACGGTCACGCGTTTCGAGGAGATCGTCATGGACACCGCCACCCTGGAAGACATGCGCGCCACGCTGCGGGGGCCGGTGATCGGCCCGCAGGACGCCGGCTACGACGAGGCGCGCAAGATCTACAACGCGATGATCGACAAAAGGCCTGCCGCCCTCGTGCTCTGCGCGGACGCCGCCGACGTGATGGCGGCGGTCGGCTACGTCCGCGAGCACGGCCTGGAACTCGCCGTGCGGGGCGGCGGGCACAGCGGCCCCGGCCTGTGCCTGGTGGACGACGGCGTGACCCTCGACCTCTCGCCGATGCGCTGGGTGCGGGTCGACCCGAAGGCGCGGACTGCGGAGGTCGGCGGCGGCAGCCACCTCGGCGACCTCGACCACGCCACCCAGGCCTTCGGCCTCGCCACCCCCACCGGCATCATCTCCATGACGGGCGTCGGGGGCCTCACCCTCGGCGGCGGCCACGGCTACCTCACCCGCAAGTACGGGCTGACCGCGGACAACCTGATCGCCGCGGACGTGGTGCTGGCCGACAGCAGCTTCGTCACCGCGAGCGAGACCGAGCACCCGGACCTGTTCTGGGCCCTGCGGGGCGGCGGCGGCAACTTCGGCGTCGTGACCGCCCTCACCTACCGGCTGCACCCGGTGGGCACGGTCGGGGCCGGGGTGACGGTCTGGCCGGTCGACGCCACCCGTGAAGTGCTGGCCTGGTACCGCGAGTTCCTCCCGAAGGCACCCGAGGACGTCTACGGCTTCTTCGCCGTCCTCGTCGTCCCGCCCGCCCCGCCCTTCCCCGAGGAACTGCACGGCAAGAAGGTGTGCGGCGTCGTGTGGTGCTTCACGGGTGACCTGGACGCGCTCGACGACACCCTCTCGGTGGTGAACGACGCGGGCCGGCCGGCCTTCCACTTCGCGACGCCGATGCCGTACGACGCGCTGCAGAGCATGTTCGACGACCTGATCCCGGCCGGCTACCAGTGGTACTGGCGGGGCGACTTCTTCGACAGCATCCCCGACCCGGCTCTGGACGTGCACCTCGAGTACGGCCGGAGCATCCCGACACCGCTGTCGCTGATGCACCTCTACCCGATCGACGGAGCCGTCCACCGGGTCGGCCCCGACGACACCGCGTGGAGCTACCGGGACGCGCTCTGGTCCGGCGTCTTCGCCGGCGTCGATCCCGACCCGGCCAACGCTGAGAAGATCAGGCAGTGGTGCGTGGGCTACCAGGAGGCACTGCACCCGTACTCCATGGGCGGCTCGTACGTGAACTTCATGGGCGCGGGCGAGGGCCGGGAACGGGTCCGGGCGACGTACCGCGACCACTACGACCGGCTCGCCAAGATCAAGCGGACCTACGACCCGGACAACCTCTTCCACGCCAACCAGAACATCGAACCGGCGCCCGAGTGACGGCCAGGTGGTGCTGAGTACCGGTTGGTGAACCCCGCACGGACATCACCGCGCAGGAGCTCAATCGACTCTCCGCTGCACGCCCTGCCCTGAGGCGGCGGCGCAGTCCGCTCCGTCGCACGGGAACTGACAGCGCGTCAGTGGTGGGCGTGGACCACGGCGTGGCCCTTGCCCCGGCCGATCATCCACTTGTTGACCGGGGTCGTGATCAGGAAGGCCACCGCGAAACCACCCAGGAGCGCGTACCAGAAGAGACCTTCCGACAGTTCCGCGTCCATCGCGCCCGGGGTGAGCGCGATGATGAGGTTGTCGACGAGTTCCATCACCGCGATCGAGACCGTGTCCGCGGCGAGGGCGACCCGGATCGCGGCCTTGAGGTCGAGTCCGGCGCGCAGGACCGCGAACAGGGTGAACGAGTAGCCGAAGAGGAACGCGAGCCCGATCGCCACCACCATGGTGGGCACGTTGCCCCATCCCGCCGCCGTGCCGATCACCATGCCGAGGATCTCGCCGATCGCGCACCCGGTCAGACAGTGCAGTGTCGCCTTCACGGCGGTCCCCCAGGACGCGGCCCGGTGATGCTTCTCAGGTTCATGAGCGGTGTGGTCCATGAGACCGACTCTATACCCCCTAGGGGTATAGTACGAGAGGACGGGCAGGGCGCGCCGGACGATTCCGCGGAGCGACCGGCACCACTCGCCGGCCGGCCGGATGACCGACCTAGAGTGGGCTGCCATGACGACCCACCCGACGCCATCGCCCGAGCCGACCCGGCCACCCCGGCAGAACGGGGCGACTTCGCCGTCCCGTGCGCCGCGGGACTACCTCTCCGAGCTGTTCTCCTTGGAGGGCAGGGTCGCGGTGGTCACCGGTGGCAGTTCGGGTATCGGCCGCGCCATCGCCGGCGCCCTCGCGCGGGCCGGAGCGGGCGTGGTGGTCGTGGCCCGCGGCGAGGCCGGGCTGGTCGCGACGGCCGAGGAGCTCACGGCCCAGGGCTGCCGCGCCGCGTGGGTCAGCGCGGATCTGAGCACCCGCGAGGGGGTGCGGACGGCCGCCGAGCGGGCGGCCGGGGTGTTCGGGGAGCCCGACATCCTCGTCAACAGCGCCGGGATCAACCTGCGTCCGCCGATGGACGAGCTCGGCGAGGACGTCTGGGACGCCACGATGGCGGTCAACCTGGAGGCGCCGTTCCTGCTGGGTCAGCGCTTCGGCCCCGGGATGGCGGAGCGCGGGTACGGGCGGATCATCCACATCAGCTCGCAGCAGGCGCATCGCGCGTTCGTCCAGAGCGGTGCCTACGGCGCCTCCAAGGGCGGATTGGAGGCGCTCGCCCGCTCCCAGGCCGAGGCGTGGTCGCCGCGCGGCGTCACCTGCAACCTCCTCGTGCCGGGCTTCGTGATGACAGCGCTCAACGCGCGGCTGTCCTCGGACCCGGAGAAGGTGGCCGCCCTCGCCGCCCGCACGATGATCGGGCGCAACGGCCTCGCCGAGGACTTCGCGGGAGCGGCGGTCTTCCTGGCGAGCGCTGCGTCCGCCTACGTGACCGGGCAGTCGGTCTTCGTCGACGGCGGGCTGTCCGTCCACTGACGCCGCCCCCGGCACCCCCGGGGTCCCCCGAACGGCCAGCGGCCGACGGGCGACGGGCGACGCTCGGTGTCACGCTGGGCACACAGGCCCCGCGGAAGGGAAAGCATCGCCATGATCACGACGGACTTCGTCCCCGGTTCCCCCTGCTGGCTCGACCTGGGCGCTCCGGACGTCCGGGCCGCAGCCTCGTTCTACGGCGCCGTCCTCGGCTGGGACTTCGAGTCCATCGGCGAGAGCGAGGACTTCGAGGGCGGGATGTTCAGGAAGGACGGCAAGATCGTCGCCGGGCTCGGCAAGCTCACCGAGGAGGGCGCCCGCTCGGCCTGGATGATCTACTACAGCGTCACCGACGCGGACGCCGCGACGCAGACCGTGCAGCAGACCGGCGGCACCGTGCGGGTCGCGCCGATGAGCCTCGACGACTGGGGCCGGATGGCGCAGTACAGCGACCCGCAGGGCGCCCAGTTCGCGGTCTGGGAGCCGGGCACGAACAAGGGCGTGGAGCTGGTGGACCAGCCGGGCTCGCTGTCGTGGACCGAGCTGTACACGACGGATGCCGCGAGCGCTCGGAACTTCTACGGCACCCTCTTCGGCTGGCAGTTCAGCGACATGCCGCTACCGGGCGGCGCGGGCACGTACACCCTGATCACCCCGGCGGGGCTCCCCGAGGACCGGATGCAGGGCGGGCTCATGCAGCTCGGCAAGGAGGACCTGGCGTTGACGGGCGGGCGGCCGTACTGGCACCCGGTCTTCGCCGTGGAGGACTGCGACGCCGCGGTGGCCCAGGTCACCGGGAACGGCGGCAGCGTGCAGATGGGACCGGTGGACATGGAGGGCGTCGGCCGGCTCGCCGTCTGCCTCGACCCGGCGAACGCGGACTTCGTGGTGCTCGCCCCGTCCGAGAGCTGAGCGGCCACCGACTGATGCTTGCACCCTCTTGCGTATGATGTGCAAGTGCGCGAGTACAGCATCAGGGAAGCCGCCCTGGCCGACATGGACGGGGCCCGGGCGGTGATGCTCGACGCCGTGTACCGCGACTTCGGCACGGGGTACGTACCGCGGTGGCACGCCGACATCATCGATCCGGTGCCGTTCTACGTCATGCCGCCCCGGCACACCCTCCTGGTGGCCGTGGACGAGCGGGACGGGGCGGTGGCGGCCACGGCGGCTCTGGACGCGCGCGGCCCGGAGCACCCGCCGAACCCGCACTGGCTGGCCGAGCGGTTCCCCTCGGGCGAGACGGCCCAGCTCCGGCGGGTGTACGTGCGCCCCGAGCACCGGCGGCGCGGCCTGGCCCGGCAACTGGTGGACGGATTGCTGGAGTTCGCCCGGGCGGACGGCGGCTACCGGTCCGCGTACCTGCACACCTACCCGCACTCCCCCGGCGCGATGGGCCTGTGGCGGGCACTGGGCAAGGTGGTCTGCGACGAGCGGGAGGAGGTGCCCGGCGGGGGCAGCGGCGTCGTGCACTTCGAGATACCGCTCGCTTAACGAAAATGGTATTCATATACACTATGAGAACCCCCCGCCGGCTCATAGCCGGGTTGTTCGTGCTGCCCTTGCTCTCCGGTTGCTTCGCGTCGTCCGGCGACGACGCGAAGGCCTCCTCCGGCTCCGGCGACGGCGCCCGGCTGCGTGTCGCCCTGCCCTTCGCCCCGACCGAGAACTACTCGCCGTACGGCCAGGACGCGATGCTCCTGTCCCGGCTCGGCGTCACCGAGGGGCTGACCAAGCTGGACGCGAACGGCACGGCGGTCCCCGCGCTGGCCGAGTCGTGGAGCAGTGAGAACGGCGGCAGGAGCTGGCTGTTCACCCTTCGGGACGCGAGGTTCCAGGACGGCGAAACCGTCACCGCCGAGGCCGTCGCCGCCGCCCTCACGGCCGCCGGGAAGGCCGACCCGGCGCCGTCCGCGCTCTCCGGCGTGAAGCTGACCGCCGCGGCCGAGGACGACAGACGCGTCCGGGTCAGCACCGCCGAGGCCGACCCCGTCCTGCCGTTGCGGCTGTCGAACCCCTCCCTCGCGGTGTTCGCACCGAAGGCGTACGCCAAGAAGGGCACGGTGAACGTCGTCGGCACCGCCACCGGCCCCTTCGCGCTCGCCAAGGCCGACGGTGACACCGCGGCCACGCTGAACCGTTTCGACGACTACTGGGGCGGCCGGGCCCAGGCGTCCGGCGTCACCGCCCGGTTCGTCTCCGACGGCACCGCCCGCGCCAACGCCCTGCGCACCGGCGACGTCGACATCGCCGAGTCCCTGCCCGTCGCCCAGGTCGCCGCCCTGGACCAGGACGACGTCCACGAGGTCGACACCGCCCGCAACACCAGCCTGTACCTCAACACCAAGTCCGGTGCCTTCACCGACGCGGGGCTGCGGGCGGCCGCACGCGAAGCGATCGACACCTCAGTCATCGCCAAGGGCGCCTACGAGGGGTACGCCGTGCCCGCCCAGGGCCTGTTCGGCCCGGCCCTGACCTGGGCCGCAGCCAAGCGCGTCGAACCGACCGGGCGGGCGCGGGCGCTCCGCCCCGACGGCGAGCGCATCACCCTCGCCGCCTACAGTGACCGGCCCGAGCTGCCGGAGACCGCCCAGGTGCTCCAACAGCAGCTGCGGAAGGCCGGGTTCGAGGTGAAGCTGGAGGTGCGCACGTACGCGCGCCTCGAAGGCGACCTGCTGGGCGGCAGGTTCGACGCGGCGGTCTTCTCCCGCAACATGATGCTGGACACCGGCGACCCCGTCACCGTCCTCGCGAGCGACTACACCTGCGACGGCTCCAACAACCTGTCGTTCCTGTGCGACAGGAACGTGGACAGGCTCGTCGCCGCCGCCCAGGCCGAGTCCGACACCACCCAGCGGCAGGACGCCGCCATGAAGGCGGAGGCGGCCGTCCTCGGCACCGACGCGGTGATCCCGCTGGTGCACCAGAAGCTCGTCGCGGGCATCGCGACGTCCGTCCGCGGCGCGCTGCCCGATCCGTACGAGCGCACCCTCATAGGGACGGGGACCAGGCGCTGAACAGCTCGAACACACCCTGGACGAAGGGTGCCGCCTCCCGGGTGGTGCGCGCAGTCGCGGGCGGTGGCGTCCCGGCGCTGCTGTGGCGGACCGTGCTCGTGGCCGCCCTGGTGTGCGGTATCGGCCTGCTGCCGTGGCTGTCGCGCACCGACCCCGCGCTGACCGTACTCAGGGCGCGGTCGGCGGACCGCGACCCCGACCCCGAGACCCTGCGCGCCATCCGTGACCAACTCGGCCTGGACGACGGCCCCTTGATGCTGCTCGGTCGCTGGCTGGGCGGGCTGCTGCACGGCGACGCGGGCACGTCCTGGGTGTCCGGCGGCCAGGTGCTGCCCGGCGTCGTACCGGCGCTCGGCGCGTCGCTGCTGCTGATGGCCGGGGCCCTGGTGGTCGCCGCGGGTACGGCGGCCGCCGTCTGCGCCCGGACGCTCCGGCTGGGCGCTCGGGGCCGGCTCGGGGCGCGCCGCCCCGGCGGGACGGCGACGGCGGTGCTGGCCGCGCTGCCCGAGTTCCTCGTCGCCGCGGTGCTGGCCTCGGTGATCGGGGTGCGGCTGGGCTGGCT
The Streptomyces tuirus genome window above contains:
- a CDS encoding Rossmann-fold NAD(P)-binding domain-containing protein; this translates as MKPIGFHVGYVDPDMAVGVDAPKSTAGPVAAQALDGIVSGAHEVLADDLTRRVKAGPAAGPAALCPQLTAA
- a CDS encoding cupin domain-containing protein, producing MLEVKTLDKPDERRDFPRGHLEAVHMTELDFAVATFEPGWRWTESVAPIAGTATCQMHHYCCMVQGRLHILMDDGGETEVGPGDVFVVSPGHDAWVVGDEQVVVYDFEGQTAKEYAKQEYAKQE
- a CDS encoding pyridoxal-phosphate dependent enzyme, with translation MTTTTPPVTLDDVRDAAARLKGVAHRTPVLRSRTLDALTGAEVHLKCENFQRVGAFKFRGAYNAASRLTPEQLSRGIAAYSSGNHAQAVALAARELGTTAVIVMPEDAPPSKRAATAGYGAEIVTYDRYTGDRVALAEALADERGLALIPPYEHPHVMAGQGTAALELLEEAGELGALLAPVGGGGLMAGSATAAKGLHPGIRTIGVEPQAGDDTKRSLEAGRRVSVPVPRTIADGQALHTPGALTFAVNQRLLDDVVLVTDDEIRDAMRFAFERLKIVVEPSGATPLAALLTGRAGPLPQRVGVIISGGNIDAGRFAELCGSEG
- a CDS encoding helix-turn-helix transcriptional regulator → MSSERDAERDAVLAALRPVVAGIAATFGPVCDVVLHDYRIPEESVVAVAGSLTGRVVGGAMSEIGMRVLARGDDAQDELNYVTRTRDGTRVKSSTMLLRDSTGAVFGALCVNVDISAVTQVHDLLGALAGFGAAPAELPTTTFGNDIDAVVDALVDVHQSKQRGSWAELDRAERLELFGGLDTRGVFAVRGAVEQVAARLGISRASAYNYLSRARAAHDTSTGGPA
- a CDS encoding FAD-binding oxidoreductase — protein: MDTATLEDMRATLRGPVIGPQDAGYDEARKIYNAMIDKRPAALVLCADAADVMAAVGYVREHGLELAVRGGGHSGPGLCLVDDGVTLDLSPMRWVRVDPKARTAEVGGGSHLGDLDHATQAFGLATPTGIISMTGVGGLTLGGGHGYLTRKYGLTADNLIAADVVLADSSFVTASETEHPDLFWALRGGGGNFGVVTALTYRLHPVGTVGAGVTVWPVDATREVLAWYREFLPKAPEDVYGFFAVLVVPPAPPFPEELHGKKVCGVVWCFTGDLDALDDTLSVVNDAGRPAFHFATPMPYDALQSMFDDLIPAGYQWYWRGDFFDSIPDPALDVHLEYGRSIPTPLSLMHLYPIDGAVHRVGPDDTAWSYRDALWSGVFAGVDPDPANAEKIRQWCVGYQEALHPYSMGGSYVNFMGAGEGRERVRATYRDHYDRLAKIKRTYDPDNLFHANQNIEPAPE
- a CDS encoding DUF4396 domain-containing protein; the protein is MDHTAHEPEKHHRAASWGTAVKATLHCLTGCAIGEILGMVIGTAAGWGNVPTMVVAIGLAFLFGYSFTLFAVLRAGLDLKAAIRVALAADTVSIAVMELVDNLIIALTPGAMDAELSEGLFWYALLGGFAVAFLITTPVNKWMIGRGKGHAVVHAHH
- a CDS encoding SDR family NAD(P)-dependent oxidoreductase — protein: MTTHPTPSPEPTRPPRQNGATSPSRAPRDYLSELFSLEGRVAVVTGGSSGIGRAIAGALARAGAGVVVVARGEAGLVATAEELTAQGCRAAWVSADLSTREGVRTAAERAAGVFGEPDILVNSAGINLRPPMDELGEDVWDATMAVNLEAPFLLGQRFGPGMAERGYGRIIHISSQQAHRAFVQSGAYGASKGGLEALARSQAEAWSPRGVTCNLLVPGFVMTALNARLSSDPEKVAALAARTMIGRNGLAEDFAGAAVFLASAASAYVTGQSVFVDGGLSVH
- a CDS encoding VOC family protein; this translates as MITTDFVPGSPCWLDLGAPDVRAAASFYGAVLGWDFESIGESEDFEGGMFRKDGKIVAGLGKLTEEGARSAWMIYYSVTDADAATQTVQQTGGTVRVAPMSLDDWGRMAQYSDPQGAQFAVWEPGTNKGVELVDQPGSLSWTELYTTDAASARNFYGTLFGWQFSDMPLPGGAGTYTLITPAGLPEDRMQGGLMQLGKEDLALTGGRPYWHPVFAVEDCDAAVAQVTGNGGSVQMGPVDMEGVGRLAVCLDPANADFVVLAPSES
- a CDS encoding GNAT family N-acetyltransferase is translated as MREYSIREAALADMDGARAVMLDAVYRDFGTGYVPRWHADIIDPVPFYVMPPRHTLLVAVDERDGAVAATAALDARGPEHPPNPHWLAERFPSGETAQLRRVYVRPEHRRRGLARQLVDGLLEFARADGGYRSAYLHTYPHSPGAMGLWRALGKVVCDEREEVPGGGSGVVHFEIPLA
- a CDS encoding ABC transporter substrate-binding protein; translation: MRTPRRLIAGLFVLPLLSGCFASSGDDAKASSGSGDGARLRVALPFAPTENYSPYGQDAMLLSRLGVTEGLTKLDANGTAVPALAESWSSENGGRSWLFTLRDARFQDGETVTAEAVAAALTAAGKADPAPSALSGVKLTAAAEDDRRVRVSTAEADPVLPLRLSNPSLAVFAPKAYAKKGTVNVVGTATGPFALAKADGDTAATLNRFDDYWGGRAQASGVTARFVSDGTARANALRTGDVDIAESLPVAQVAALDQDDVHEVDTARNTSLYLNTKSGAFTDAGLRAAAREAIDTSVIAKGAYEGYAVPAQGLFGPALTWAAAKRVEPTGRARALRPDGERITLAAYSDRPELPETAQVLQQQLRKAGFEVKLEVRTYARLEGDLLGGRFDAAVFSRNMMLDTGDPVTVLASDYTCDGSNNLSFLCDRNVDRLVAAAQAESDTTQRQDAAMKAEAAVLGTDAVIPLVHQKLVAGIATSVRGALPDPYERTLIGTGTRR